In a single window of the Rhodamnia argentea isolate NSW1041297 chromosome 2, ASM2092103v1, whole genome shotgun sequence genome:
- the LOC115757532 gene encoding NAC domain-containing protein 83-like isoform X2, which translates to MIMCPLAAEPLADIKYDCSDEEVFKSLECITSGNSLPGNVIRDINPYCYRPENLPGNIWYLTCSGDNRAPENGFWKPKGNPLRVPLNSSISGLKTTLEFCDRQALEGFKTDWIMQEYKITWNGSNCDTRAKAVNSLCRVFQERVYVVDQKMARTFDGSDITRGCNLLSTALLAITSRSNTEQGSTSDHQVVAADIPQNHPMENLHANVDALDDFLELRDLDIPQSPSSSSDNSSCLTKSSDEYFDSLALLQDIEAEQLREVQQKDAHAKLSVSTVKPSNVVTHEVTSGSFTSHEREDMPKTGSSLCDTASAIGSKAAKKRNLKHVVGDGKSQSGCENIASRASTSENTSALERRRKSDKKTNMLKKLCFIPFPFLF; encoded by the exons ATGATCATGTGTCCTCTGGCAGCTGAACCTCTGGCCGACATTAAGTATGATTGTTCTGATGAGGAAGTGTTCAAGTCCTTGGAGTGCATTACAAGTGGAAATTCTCTTCCTGGGAATGTAATCCGTGATATAAATCCCTACTGCTATCGGCCTGAAAATTTACCTGGTAA TATTTGGTACCTGACATGTTCGGGGGATAATAGAGCTCCAGAGAATGGATTCTGGAAGCCCAAAGGGAATCCCCTTAGGGTACCTTTAAATTCCTCCATTAGCGGCTTGAAAACAACTCTCGAATTCTGTGATCGACAAGCTTTGGAGGGTTTTAAAACCGATTGGATAATGCAGGAGTACAAAATAACATGGAATGGGTCAAACTGTGACACCAGGGCGAAG GCAGTCAATTCACTTTGCAGAGTTTTCCAAGAACGTGTTTATGTAGTTGACCAGAAAATGGCCCGTACATTTGATGGTTCTGACATCACTAGAGGATGCAACCTCCTGTCAACTGCTTTGCTTGCCATTACCTCCAGGAGCAATACTGAACAAGGATCCACAAGTGACCACCAG GTCGTTGCAGCAGATATTCCTCAGAACCATCCTATGGAAAACCTGCATGCAAATGTTGATGCCTTGGATGACTTCTTGGAGCTGCGGGATCTTGATATTCCTCAGTCACCTTCCTCTAGTTCAGACAATTCTAGTTGCTTGACCAAGTCATCAGAtgaatattttgattcattGGCCCTTTTGCAAGACATTGAGGCTGAACAGCTCCGAGAGGTGCAGCAGAAGGATGCTCATGCGAAGCTCAGTGTGTCAACTGTTAAACCATCCAATGTGGTTACACATGAAGTGACTTCAG GATCATTTACCAGTCATGAACGGGAAGACATGCCCAAAACTGGTTCCTCTCTTTGCGATACAGCTTCAGCTATAGGAAGTAAAGCAGCAAAGAAGAGGAATCTGAAGCATGTAGTTGGAGATGGGAAAAGCCAATCTGGTTGCGAAAATATTGCATCCCGTGCTTCAACAAGTGAAAATACTTCAGCCTTGGAAAGGAGAAGGAAGTCTGATAAGAAAACCAATATGTTGAAGAAGTTGTGCTTCATACCATTTCCCTTCCTGTTCTGA
- the LOC115757532 gene encoding NAC domain-containing protein 105-like isoform X1: MIMCPLAAEPLADIKYDCSDEEVFKSLECITSGNSLPGNVIRDINPYCYRPENLPDRIWYLTCSGDNRAPENGFWKPKGNPLRVPLNSSISGLKTTLEFCDRQALEGFKTDWIMQEYKITWNGSNCDTRAKAVNSLCRVFQERVYVVDQKMARTFDGSDITRGCNLLSTALLAITSRSNTEQGSTSDHQVVAADIPQNHPMENLHANVDALDDFLELRDLDIPQSPSSSSDNSSCLTKSSDEYFDSLALLQDIEAEQLREVQQKDAHAKLSVSTVKPSNVVTHEVTSGSFTSHEREDMPKTGSSLCDTASAIGSKAAKKRNLKHVVGDGKSQSGCENIASRASTSENTSALERRRKSDKKTNMLKKLCFIPFPFLF, translated from the exons ATGATCATGTGTCCTCTGGCAGCTGAACCTCTGGCCGACATTAAGTATGATTGTTCTGATGAGGAAGTGTTCAAGTCCTTGGAGTGCATTACAAGTGGAAATTCTCTTCCTGGGAATGTAATCCGTGATATAAATCCCTACTGCTATCGGCCTGAAAATTTACCTG ATCGTATTTGGTACCTGACATGTTCGGGGGATAATAGAGCTCCAGAGAATGGATTCTGGAAGCCCAAAGGGAATCCCCTTAGGGTACCTTTAAATTCCTCCATTAGCGGCTTGAAAACAACTCTCGAATTCTGTGATCGACAAGCTTTGGAGGGTTTTAAAACCGATTGGATAATGCAGGAGTACAAAATAACATGGAATGGGTCAAACTGTGACACCAGGGCGAAG GCAGTCAATTCACTTTGCAGAGTTTTCCAAGAACGTGTTTATGTAGTTGACCAGAAAATGGCCCGTACATTTGATGGTTCTGACATCACTAGAGGATGCAACCTCCTGTCAACTGCTTTGCTTGCCATTACCTCCAGGAGCAATACTGAACAAGGATCCACAAGTGACCACCAG GTCGTTGCAGCAGATATTCCTCAGAACCATCCTATGGAAAACCTGCATGCAAATGTTGATGCCTTGGATGACTTCTTGGAGCTGCGGGATCTTGATATTCCTCAGTCACCTTCCTCTAGTTCAGACAATTCTAGTTGCTTGACCAAGTCATCAGAtgaatattttgattcattGGCCCTTTTGCAAGACATTGAGGCTGAACAGCTCCGAGAGGTGCAGCAGAAGGATGCTCATGCGAAGCTCAGTGTGTCAACTGTTAAACCATCCAATGTGGTTACACATGAAGTGACTTCAG GATCATTTACCAGTCATGAACGGGAAGACATGCCCAAAACTGGTTCCTCTCTTTGCGATACAGCTTCAGCTATAGGAAGTAAAGCAGCAAAGAAGAGGAATCTGAAGCATGTAGTTGGAGATGGGAAAAGCCAATCTGGTTGCGAAAATATTGCATCCCGTGCTTCAACAAGTGAAAATACTTCAGCCTTGGAAAGGAGAAGGAAGTCTGATAAGAAAACCAATATGTTGAAGAAGTTGTGCTTCATACCATTTCCCTTCCTGTTCTGA
- the LOC115757538 gene encoding uncharacterized protein LOC115757538: MLEAVQSSVNGGLSQLQSCGGGGDSSEEELSVLPRHTKVVVTGNNRTKSVLVGLQGVVKKAVGLGGWHWLVLTNGIEVKLQRNALSVIEAPTGNEEDDDLDFENGQCNGSDMASDDTQKSHKSRHRVHKSSGSSHKTMSRSLSCDSHSKGSISFPRGSTKVDLSKLETAALWRYLRHFNLVDAIPNPSKEQLINVVQRHFMSQQMDELQVIVGFVHAAKRMKTAGKLTREK, translated from the exons ATGCTGGAAGCAGTGCAGAGTTCAGTGAACGGAGGACTGTCTCAATTGCAGAGCTGTGGCGGGGGCGGCGACAGCAGCGAGGAGGAGCTCTCCGTGCTGCCGCGTCACACCAAGGTCGTCGTCACCGGGAACAACCGCACCAAGTCGGTGCTAGTCGGCCTCCAGGGCGTCGTCAAGAAGGCCGTCGGCCTCGGGGGGTGGCATTGGCTG GTTCTGACCAATGGAATCGAAGTTAAGCTTCAAAGAAATGCACTTAGCGTGATTGAAGCTCCAACTGGaaatgaggaagatgatgacCTTGATTTTGAGAATGGGCAATGCAATGGATCAGATATGG CTTCAGATGACACTCAGAAGTCACACAAATCGAGGCATCGAGTGCATAAATCATCTGGGTCCTCCCACAAGACTATGAGCCGGTCCCTCTCTTGTGATTCACACTCTAAAGGATCTATCTCTTTTCCCCGTGGGTCCACA AAGGTTGACCTTAGCAAATTGGAGACAGCTGCTTTGTGGAGATATTTACGGCATTTTAATCTT GTGGACGCCATCCCCAACCCATCGAAAGAGCAACTAATCAATGTTGTTCAGAGGCATTTCATGTCGCAG CAAATGGACGAGCTGCAGGTTATTGTGGGGTTTGTTCATGCTGCGAAGAGGATGAAAACTGCTGGAAAATTAACCCGAGAGAAATGA